From a region of the Synechococcus sp. PCC 7502 genome:
- a CDS encoding Rpn family recombination-promoting nuclease/putative transposase, which translates to MRTDTIFYQLFQTFDTLLFELIGEPIENAVGYKFESVEVKEKAFRFDGIFTPPDTLQAKPIYFVEVQFQHKSDFYWDLMAEICLYLRQYKPPNQWKAVAIFAQRTLDYGSLHHYQEFFDSGRIIPIYLDELLVNPESLALGVVQLVIAKPINAINLAKQLAVNANTQAEILKLIETVLVYKFPKLSRQEIEAMFTISDLKQTRVYQDARQEGRQEGRQEGELSLVLRILNRRFGKLSDRHILALQKLEVTQIEELAEQLLDFKSIDDLENWFNSQANLAKEVQE; encoded by the coding sequence ATGCGTACAGATACTATTTTTTACCAATTATTTCAAACCTTTGACACCTTATTGTTTGAGCTAATAGGTGAACCAATTGAAAATGCCGTGGGATATAAATTTGAATCCGTAGAAGTTAAAGAAAAAGCCTTTCGGTTTGATGGGATTTTCACACCGCCCGATACTCTACAAGCAAAACCGATTTACTTTGTTGAGGTGCAATTCCAGCATAAATCAGATTTTTACTGGGATTTAATGGCAGAAATCTGCTTATATTTAAGGCAGTACAAACCTCCAAATCAGTGGAAGGCTGTAGCCATATTTGCCCAACGCACCCTGGATTATGGAAGTTTACATCACTATCAAGAATTTTTTGACAGTGGCAGAATCATTCCCATTTACCTAGATGAATTATTAGTAAATCCCGAATCCCTTGCCCTAGGGGTGGTTCAACTTGTAATTGCAAAACCGATAAATGCCATAAATTTAGCAAAGCAATTAGCGGTCAATGCCAATACCCAAGCAGAAATACTAAAATTAATTGAAACAGTATTAGTTTATAAATTTCCAAAACTATCACGACAGGAGATCGAAGCAATGTTTACCATTAGTGACCTCAAGCAAACCAGAGTTTATCAAGATGCCCGTCAAGAGGGTCGCCAAGAGGGTCGCCAAGAAGGTGAATTATCCCTTGTTTTAAGAATACTTAACCGACGGTTTGGAAAGTTAAGCGATCGCCATATCCTAGCCCTCCAAAAACTAGAAGTCACTCAAATCGAAGAACTCGCCGAGCAATTACTAGATTTCAAATCAATCGATGACTTAGAAAATTGGTTTAATAGTCAAGCTAATTTAGCTAAGGAAGTCCAAGAATAA